Sequence from the Pirellulales bacterium genome:
TTGTGCCGGCGTTCCGTTGCGGATCAGGATAGAAGTACTCGCCCGGCACGTACAGCACGCCCTCTTCCACCGCATGATCGAACAGCGACCCACCAGGCCCCGTGTCAACATGCTCTGGCAATTGCAGCCAGACATAGATGCCACCCTGCGGACGGTTCCAACTGACGCCGGGTAGGTCGCCTAGGTAATCGTCGCACGCAGCCAGCGTCGCCATCATCTTGGCGCGGTAGTGATCGCGCAGCTTCTCGATGTGCGGGCGCAACAGGCCCTCTTCCATCACGGCTGCCATCAAATGCTGGCTCAGGTTGGGTGAACCAAAATCGATATTGCCCTTCTGATTCGCGACCGGTTCGATCAGATCGCGAGGCAAGAAGCCCCAACCAACCCGTACACCTGGCGAGAATGATTTGGAAAACGTCTCTGTCAAAATGACGGTATCCCCTTCGGGGTCATACGACCGCAGGCTCGGCACGTCATCACCGGCGTAGCGCAGCTCGCGATAAGCCGCGTCCTCGATAATGCGGATCGTCCCTTGTCGCGACCAGCGCTTAATCACGTCCACGACCGGACCGCGGCGTTCCTCCGCCAACGTGACCACGCTGGGATTGTCGAAATACGAGACGACATACAGGGCTTTCACGCGGCCCAGCTCGCCGGCCGCGTCAAGCCGGGCCAGTTCCTCGTCGAGCGACTCCGGTACGACACCCCGTTCATCCGACGCGACACCTACCGCACGAACGCCGATATTGTGCAGGATGCCCAGAAAAACGAAGTAGGTTGGCTCCGGACAGATCACGATATCGCCTGGATTGCACAGCGTGTCGACCAGCAAGTGCAACAGTTCGTTGCTGCCCGCCGTCATCAAGACCTGATCCACGGACAGATGCTGTCCGGCAATCGCCGCGCCGTCATTTTCAAACAGATGGGCGAGCACGGCTTCGCGCAATGGCAGATGTCCAGCAGGCGTCCCGTATTGCAGCGCAGCCTGGGCGCGGCGAACATCCTTCAAAACAGCGTTGATCGCTTCCCGAGTCTCGTCGACCGGCAGCGAAACCTGATCAACAAATCCGGCCGCCAACGAAATCAACTCGGGATGCGCCAATGCCCGCTGCATCAGCGCACTAATCGGTTGGCTGGCAGCCGCCGCGGCGCGCCTGCTGAAGGAGTCGACCGACGTCATAAAAGTTGCCTCGTGGGCCAAGACGGCATGATTTAAACGCGGTAGCATACGAAGGTTCCGGCAAGGGGTCAATCTGGTCGTGTGGTCGCTGTCATTGTCTGCAAGTTAGGTTTGACACGCGTGTGAGGAATGATGTTCGCCGGAGACTGCTCGCGACGATCGCCGGACGCACGAATATTACGAACCTGTCAGGTCCGTCGCTGAATTGGGAATGCCGATAGTGGGCAGCAATCGAAAATCCTTGCTTCCATCGAACATTGCACAGTGGGCAGGGTGGTTTCCCTTGCCGTGCCTCGCATGGTCTCCCAAACTGCGCCGGGTCGTCGACCAATCTCGCCGTGCAATTCTCGAGCTAGTGCTGCCCCCGCGTTGCGTGTGGTGTTCCATGGAATCCGCCGATTTTCCTCCGGAGATTCTGCTGTGCGCGGATTGCCAGAAGCTTCTCGCCGGCGCCGAAACCAGCCGTTGCCCGCGCTGTGGGTCCGCCGTGTCATCCGCCGGACCACAAGCGTGTGCCGATTGCCAGGGCCGAGAATTGCGTTTCGACGGCGTTCTGCCACTGGGTTCCTACAAGGGGGACTTGCGCGAGTGTGTTTTGAAACTCAAACGGCCGGGGCACGAATCATTGGCCGTGGCCACGGCAGGTCTGTTATATGCACGCCATGCCGAACAACTAGGCGGGGCCAAGGTCGACGCCGTACTCCCGGTGCCAATGCACTGGGCGCGCCGGCTCGTACGTCGCGCCAACAATGCCGAGTTATTGGCCGCCACGCTGGCGACCCGACTGCGGGCGCCAATGTTGCACCGCGCAATGCGTCGCGTGCGCAACACCAGAAAACAGGGGCCGATGCTTCGCACCGAACGGCTGCAAAACGTGCGAGGTGCCTTTCGCCTGGCGGAGGATGTCGCTGTGCAGGGAAAAAAGCTGCTTGTCGTTGATGATGTGCTCACGACTGGCGCAACTTGCGACGAAATCGCCAAGACGTTGAAACGAGCCGGTGCGACGACCGTGACAATTGCCGTATTGGCCCGTGCCGACAGTGCCCGTTGAATGCAGGCGATTTCGCCTATAATGGTTTTTCTTTGTCGGTTGCCGGTCGAATCCTGCATTGCACTCCGCATCGAGCTTCACCTTGCCATCACGCACTCTCAGAATCGGCACCCGTTCCAGTGCGCTTGCCCGTTGGCAGGCGGATTGGGTCGCGACGGAGCTGCGCAATCGCGGGCACGATGTTGAACTCGTACTCATCTCCACTCGAGGCGACCGCAACCAGACGCAGGCCATCGGCTCGATCGGCGGCGACGGACTATTCACCAAGGAATTACAGCGTAGCCTGTTGGCCCGCGACATCGATTTGGCGGTACACAGCCTGAAGGATCTACCGACCGAACTGGTCGTCGGGCTGCTTCTGGGGGCCGTTCCCGAGCGCGGCCCGACCGGTGACGTACTGGTATCGCGTACTGGCGACACGTTCGCCCGCTTGCCCCCTGGTGCGCGCATCGGCACTGGCAGTTTGCGCCGTCGCGCACAACTGCTTCATGCCCGTCCGGATTTGCTGATGAAGGACATCCGCGGCAATGTTGATACTCGATTGCGCAAGCTGCACGCTGGCGACTACGACGCCCTGGTGCTGGCCGAGGCCGGCCTGAGGCGGCTCGCCTTGGAAAACGAGATCTCCGAAGTTCTCCCTCAGTCGGTGATCCTGCCGGCGGTCGGCCAGGGGGCATTGGGGATCGAATGCCGCGAAGACGACGAGTCGACTCGAATGGCCCTCGCAGCGCTCGACCATCCAGCGACACATCAATCCGTCACCGCCGAACGGGCCATGCTCATGGCGCTCGCCGGCGGATGTCTGGCGCCCATCGCCGGCTGGGGACGCATCGTGGCGAGCGGAGGGCTACGTCTCAGCGGCGTCGTGCTGAGTTCCGACGGTCGCCAGCGGGTGTTGAGCGATCGCGAGACGCCCGGCCCACAAGCACACAGCCAGGATATTCATCTAACCGGTGCCGAAGAATTGGGCCGACAGGTGGCTAGTGACCTGGCCGCGCAAGGTGCGATTGAATTGATCCACGCGGCGCGGACCGGATAATCGTCCCAGGCACAACGCGCAGCGCAGTTAGATACCTTGATACCCAGGGGGGTTAGACGTCACTCAAAGAAAAAACGCCGTTCAGCAATCGGCCCTTTGAGGCAAGTTGCTGGACAGCGTCTTCATGTCGGTTTGCAAGTGGAGGATAGGGGACTTGAACCCCTGACCTTCTGGCTGCCAGCCAGACGCTCTCCCAACTGAGCTAATCCCCCAGTAAACTTTGGTCGAGCCGAATGCGCCGCCTGGAATACGGCTGCGGCAAGCCTCGACCCCGGCCACAACTCCAGACTAGAATCGGGGTTGCATTCGCCGACCGGAAACTTTATCACCCTGGCCAAACACTGTCAATCCTGGCGCGCCGCAGCCCGACACGGCAATGCGAGGTGTCCGCACTAGGGCGGAGGAACGATTGAAGAAGCTGCTGGTTAACCTGCTGAAGTTCGGCGTCTCAATCGGCATCGTCGCCTACTTAGTTTACGACGCCGTTAGCGACGACTCGTTCGCGCGGGTCATGGACCAGCCCAAACATTGGGGCTTTTTCGTCGTCGCTTGGGCTCTCTGCATGGGAGCGACCTGTCTGACCTTCGTGCGCTGGTTTTATCTGGTTCGCGCCCTTGATCTGCCCTTTCGCATGGCCGATGCATTTCGGCTGGGCTTCCTCGGGTATCTGTTCAATTTTGTGTCATTGGGCAGTGTCGGCGGCGATCTGTTCAAAGCCGTATTTATCGCCCGTGAGCAAAAGGGGAAACGCGCCGAGGCCGTGGCTACCGTTGTCATCGATCGCGTGATCGGCTTGTATGCGCTGTTCCTAGTGGCCAGTGTGGCCGCGCTAGTCACAGGCATGACCTCGTCCCCCAATCACGACGTCCAGATACTCGTGCAGATCACGCTGTGGTGTACCCTGATCGGCGGCATCCTGATCACGGCGCTGGTCATGCCTGGCTTCACGAACGGCCGCTTCTCGACCTGGCTGCGCGGGTTGCCAAAGGTGGGCCTCATCATCGGCCGGTTGCTGGAAGCGATACGCATGTATCGCACCCGCCCCGGCGTCTTGGCGCTAACCCTGGCGCTCAGCGTGCTGGTACACGTAATGAACACCGTGGGCATCTATTGCATCGCGCGAGGACTACCCGGGGCCGTTCCGACGCTCGGCGAACATTTCATCATCGTGTCTCTTGGCATGCTAGCGGGCGCAGTGCCGCTGCTGCCGAGCGGTCTAGGGGCCTTCGAAGGAACCATGGAGATCCTCTATCGCATCGTACCGGGTGGTGCCGAGGTGGCGCGTGACGAGGGGCTGCTGGTGGCCTTTGGTTACCGATTTGTAACCATTACGATCGCCATCGTGGGGGCGATTTTCTATTTCCGCAGCCGCCGCGACGTCAACGCGGCCTGGGAAGAGGCCGAACATATGAACGATCCTGTAGAACCAACCGCCGGCAAACAATCGGTTGCGATTGGTACTCCGCCAACAACAAACGCTCACTATCCGCAATCCGATGGCGTGGCAACCAAAAGCTAGGCCTTCAGCGGCGACGTTTTGGCCGCAACCATTCTCTGCGGCCCGGTGACCGGCCTGCGAACAAGGATCGCCTATTCGGCCACGCGGCGCCCATCCAGAAACAGGTTTCCGCCGCGGCGAACCAGGGCCGGCGCGGTTTTCGTTTCTAGTTCGGTTTCGTCGATCGCGGTGGTCGACAATCCACTCGTGAGCACCTGCGCCAGGCCGTTGTCGTATACCAGGCACGACTGAATTCGTACGCTCGATGCGCCACCTACCGCAATTCCTGCGCGACCATTTCCTCGGGAGATCGTGCCGGTCAGCGTGCAATTCTTGGCGCAATCGTGGGCATTGATGCCGTCAAGTTGAAAGCCCTGCACGGTGAGCTCGTTAATTACCACGTCGTGCACCTCGTACAGCGTAACGCCGACGGTCAGCGCCGCGAACGAGATCGCGTAATCGGCTGGTAGCTCCCCCTGGTCGACGCGAAAGTAGACCATGCCATCGGCCAGGCACCACTCGCGCGGCTCGAGCCGGGGCAGGATTCCAGCGGCAGAATCCAGGGGTCGCCGCGAAGCTGGCGGGCCGTCGAGAAACAACTGCGCGAAAGAACCACGCGACGGCCGGAAGCGAAACAACTCGCCTCGGAAATGCTCCCACGCCTTGGCTGGCACCAGACGTGAGCCTTCCAGTATCGCACCATGGCCCTCGATCATAAACGGCTTCGAGCCGAGCCCGCTGTGCCGCCCGCCACTCAGCGTAACACTCTCGCGATACGGCTCGCCCGTGTTGGCCATCACAATCCGGTCACCGGCGTTGGCCAGATCCAACGCGCGGGCCAGTGAACGCACCGGACCCCCGATCGCGCCGGCAGTGACAGGCGTGGTGGCGTCGCGATCGTCGTCGCCATGCACGTTGTCGACGAACAGATCCAGGGCCCGCGCCGGCGTGGTGCTAGAAAGTGCGCACAGCAGGACAAAACTGCAGAATCGTTGCATCGATCGATCGTCCATCTAGGAACTGAGAGCCTTGCAAGTGTACCACGCACTCTGCGTCGCACCGGATTATTGACGCAACTGATATAATTTCCGACGGGCTTGACCTAAGGCTCGGTGCCTTTGTCGATGTAGCGAGAGGGCGAACATGAAGCGCGTCAAAATCGGCAATTGTCTCTTAGAGCTGCGCCAAGGTGACATTACCGACGAAGTCGTCGACATGATTGTGAACGCGGCCAATAGCCAATTATCCCCTGGCGGCGGAGTGGACGGTGCCATTCATCGTCGCGGCGGCCCTGCCATCGTCGCAGAAACACTGCAAAAATTTCCGCAAGGTTGCGCGACGGGATCGGCTGTTATCTCGGCGGCGGGCAACTTGGCCGCCCGCTTTGTGGCGCATGCCGTAGGGCCGGTGTGGGATGGCGGCAACGCGGGCGAGCCAGAACTCCTCAGCGGGGCTTTTCGCCGATCGTTGGAATTGGCGATCGAGCACGACTGCCGTTCAGTGGCCTTGCCGGCACTTAGCGCCGGAGTCTATGCCTATCCGCTTGCCGACGCGGCCCGCGTGGCATTGACGACCGTGCTTGAGTTTCTTCGCCAGTACGACCAGCCCCAGCTGGTTCGGTTCGTGCTCTTCGGCCCAACGGCTTTCAAGACGTTCGCTAACGTGCTGGCGGAACTTGCCGGCCCCTGTGAAACCATCAGCGATTGATCGAGGACCAAGTGGCATGATCGCCGGCATACATCACGCCCAGATCTCCTGGCCAAAGGGCCAGGAAGAATCCGCGCGGCGTTTCTATTGCGAAGTGTTGGGCCTGGTCGAAGTGGCAAAGCCCGCGTCGTTGGCCGATCGTGGGGGCCTGTGGCTGGCCGTTGGAGATTTGCAACTCCACATTGGCACCGAAGAGGGGGTTGATCGCCACTCCTCGAAGGCCCACGTTGCGTACTCGGTCACGGATTTGCCGGCCTGGCGGCAGCGGTTGGCCGCTCTGGGGATCGAAACTTCAGAGGGCCTGCCGATTCCCGGCTATCGCCGTTGCGAGTTCCGCGACCCCTGCGGAAACCGGGTCGAGTTCATAGAGCCCACGTAATTCTAGCTGCAATGCTTGCGGGCGCCCGCGCCTACGGGGCTGGCGATTCGCCGTCTATGTTGGGTAGACTAGTGACACGGCTCCGGCCGAAGTGCCGGATGTGCCCATTTCGTCTTGGGTGGCCCTTGGCCCTCATTATTCATTTTGATTTGCAACTCGGGAGAGTGTCACTATGCCTTGCGGACATCGGGAGTCGTTTCTGGCGGTGCTCTTGCTTGGTGTCGTCGCCTCGCTCGCGTGGTGTGATTCCGGTCGGGCGGACGAGGGCAAGACCGGCGCGCTCGATCATCAAGAACTCGCCCGTGCCGTGACAATCTATCGCGACAAATACGGCATGCCGCACATCGACGGCAAAACCGACGCGGCCGTGCTGTTCGGATTCGGTTACTGTCAGGCCGAAGATTTTTTCTGGCAGATCGAAGATTCGTACCTGATGGGCCTGGGTCGTTACGCTGAATTGTACGGCAAGCCCGTGCTGCCGAAGGATATTCGCAACCGTGCGTTCGAGATTCCGCAACGCTCTAAAGAGGACTTCGATAAGCTCGATCCCGAACTGCAGCGATTGGGTACCGCCTTCGTCGCCGGCA
This genomic interval carries:
- a CDS encoding macro domain-containing protein, producing the protein MKRVKIGNCLLELRQGDITDEVVDMIVNAANSQLSPGGGVDGAIHRRGGPAIVAETLQKFPQGCATGSAVISAAGNLAARFVAHAVGPVWDGGNAGEPELLSGAFRRSLELAIEHDCRSVALPALSAGVYAYPLADAARVALTTVLEFLRQYDQPQLVRFVLFGPTAFKTFANVLAELAGPCETISD
- the hemC gene encoding hydroxymethylbilane synthase, whose amino-acid sequence is MPSRTLRIGTRSSALARWQADWVATELRNRGHDVELVLISTRGDRNQTQAIGSIGGDGLFTKELQRSLLARDIDLAVHSLKDLPTELVVGLLLGAVPERGPTGDVLVSRTGDTFARLPPGARIGTGSLRRRAQLLHARPDLLMKDIRGNVDTRLRKLHAGDYDALVLAEAGLRRLALENEISEVLPQSVILPAVGQGALGIECREDDESTRMALAALDHPATHQSVTAERAMLMALAGGCLAPIAGWGRIVASGGLRLSGVVLSSDGRQRVLSDRETPGPQAHSQDIHLTGAEELGRQVASDLAAQGAIELIHAARTG
- a CDS encoding PLP-dependent aminotransferase family protein; its protein translation is MLPRLNHAVLAHEATFMTSVDSFSRRAAAAASQPISALMQRALAHPELISLAAGFVDQVSLPVDETREAINAVLKDVRRAQAALQYGTPAGHLPLREAVLAHLFENDGAAIAGQHLSVDQVLMTAGSNELLHLLVDTLCNPGDIVICPEPTYFVFLGILHNIGVRAVGVASDERGVVPESLDEELARLDAAGELGRVKALYVVSYFDNPSVVTLAEERRGPVVDVIKRWSRQGTIRIIEDAAYRELRYAGDDVPSLRSYDPEGDTVILTETFSKSFSPGVRVGWGFLPRDLIEPVANQKGNIDFGSPNLSQHLMAAVMEEGLLRPHIEKLRDHYRAKMMATLAACDDYLGDLPGVSWNRPQGGIYVWLQLPEHVDTGPGGSLFDHAVEEGVLYVPGEYFYPDPQRNAGTNMIRLCYGVQSVERIRRGVEALARAIHTVLA
- a CDS encoding lysylphosphatidylglycerol synthase transmembrane domain-containing protein, encoding MKKLLVNLLKFGVSIGIVAYLVYDAVSDDSFARVMDQPKHWGFFVVAWALCMGATCLTFVRWFYLVRALDLPFRMADAFRLGFLGYLFNFVSLGSVGGDLFKAVFIAREQKGKRAEAVATVVIDRVIGLYALFLVASVAALVTGMTSSPNHDVQILVQITLWCTLIGGILITALVMPGFTNGRFSTWLRGLPKVGLIIGRLLEAIRMYRTRPGVLALTLALSVLVHVMNTVGIYCIARGLPGAVPTLGEHFIIVSLGMLAGAVPLLPSGLGAFEGTMEILYRIVPGGAEVARDEGLLVAFGYRFVTITIAIVGAIFYFRSRRDVNAAWEEAEHMNDPVEPTAGKQSVAIGTPPTTNAHYPQSDGVATKS
- a CDS encoding VOC family protein: MIAGIHHAQISWPKGQEESARRFYCEVLGLVEVAKPASLADRGGLWLAVGDLQLHIGTEEGVDRHSSKAHVAYSVTDLPAWRQRLAALGIETSEGLPIPGYRRCEFRDPCGNRVEFIEPT
- a CDS encoding ComF family protein, with the translated sequence MPIVGSNRKSLLPSNIAQWAGWFPLPCLAWSPKLRRVVDQSRRAILELVLPPRCVWCSMESADFPPEILLCADCQKLLAGAETSRCPRCGSAVSSAGPQACADCQGRELRFDGVLPLGSYKGDLRECVLKLKRPGHESLAVATAGLLYARHAEQLGGAKVDAVLPVPMHWARRLVRRANNAELLAATLATRLRAPMLHRAMRRVRNTRKQGPMLRTERLQNVRGAFRLAEDVAVQGKKLLVVDDVLTTGATCDEIAKTLKRAGATTVTIAVLARADSAR
- a CDS encoding right-handed parallel beta-helix repeat-containing protein: MQRFCSFVLLCALSSTTPARALDLFVDNVHGDDDRDATTPVTAGAIGGPVRSLARALDLANAGDRIVMANTGEPYRESVTLSGGRHSGLGSKPFMIEGHGAILEGSRLVPAKAWEHFRGELFRFRPSRGSFAQLFLDGPPASRRPLDSAAGILPRLEPREWCLADGMVYFRVDQGELPADYAISFAALTVGVTLYEVHDVVINELTVQGFQLDGINAHDCAKNCTLTGTISRGNGRAGIAVGGASSVRIQSCLVYDNGLAQVLTSGLSTTAIDETELETKTAPALVRRGGNLFLDGRRVAE